The Phacochoerus africanus isolate WHEZ1 chromosome 15, ROS_Pafr_v1, whole genome shotgun sequence genome has a segment encoding these proteins:
- the NANOS1 gene encoding nanos homolog 1 translates to MEAFPWAPRSPRRGRVPPPMALVPSARYVSAQGPAHPQPFSSWNDYLGLATLITKAVDGEPRFGCARGEDGGGGGGSPPSSSSSSCCSPHAGAGPGALGPALGPPDYDEDDDDDSDEPGSRGRYLGGTLELRALELCADPSEAGLLEERFAELSPFAGRAAAVLLGCAPATAATAEAAPREERAPAWAAEPRLHAASGAAGARLLKPELQVCVFCRNNKEAVALYTTHILKGPDGRVLCPVLRRYTCPLCGASGDNAHTIKYCPLSKVPPPRSVRDGLPGKKLR, encoded by the coding sequence ATGGAGGCTTTCCCCTGGGCGCCCCGCTCGCCCCGCCGCGGCCGCGTCCCCCCGCCCATGGCGCTCGTGCCCAGCGCCCGCTACGTGAGCGCCCAGGGCCCGGCGCACCCGCAACCCTTCAGCTCGTGGAACGACTACCTGGGACTCGCCACGCTCATCACCAAGGCGGTGGACGGCGAGCCGCGCTTTGGCTGCGCCCGCGGCGaggacggcggcggcggcggcggctccccaccctcctcttcctcctcgtcGTGCTGCTCCCCCCACGCGGGGGCCGGGCCTGGGGCGCTGGGGCCCGCGCTGGGGCCACCCGACTACGACGAGGACGACGACGACGACAGCGACGAGCCGGGGTCCCGGGGCCGCTACCTGGGGGGCACGCTGGAGCTGCGCGCGCTGGAGCTGTGCGCGGACCCCTCGGAGGCCGGGCTGCTGGAGGAGCGCTTCGCCGAGCTGAGCCCGTTCGCGGGTCGCGCCGCCGCTGTGCTGCTGGGCTGCGCACCCGCCACTGCCGCCACCGCCGAGGCGGCACCGCGCGAGGAGCGGGCCCCGGCGTGGGCGGCCGAGCCCCGGCTGCACGCAGCCTCTGGGGCGGCCGGCGCCCGGCTGCTCAAGCCCGAgctgcaggtgtgtgtgttttgccGGAACAACAAGGAGGCGGTGGCGCTCTACACCACCCACATCTTGAAGGGACCCGACGGGCGAGTGCTATGCCCCGTGCTGCGCCGCTACACGTGTCCCCTGTGCGGCGCCAGCGGCGACAACGCGCACACCATCAAGTACTGCCCTCTCTCCAAAGTGCCGCCGCCGCGCAGCGTCAGGGACGGCCTGCCCGGCAAGAAGCTGCGCTGA